A DNA window from Streptomyces sp. CA-278952 contains the following coding sequences:
- a CDS encoding FAD-dependent monooxygenase, with protein sequence MGMTDVLIVGAGPTGLVLACDLARRGATVRIVDRSPAPPRTSRAKGPNSRSLEILDDLGVVEEVLAAGSAPLPMLKYRDRLPVAEADPWADSTPSPGVPYDRGWLIAQWRLEGILRDRLAGYGVHVEPGREVVGLTQARHDDGGGNEDIKDVGGSEGSKGYEGFEGNGGHVDVAYAEGPAGRARYVIGCDGAHSSVRKLLGIGFEGTTDDDQVMVCGDVDLAEGALDRTRWHQWFDEDGAVMLCPIPGTRTGWWFQAGPERDGRGQPLAPTADGFRRLLARHTALPGPALTRAELLSTYRVNVRMADRFRAGRVLLAGDAAHVHAIAGGLGMNTGIQDAFNLGWKLGLVLTGHADAQLLDTYEEERLPVAARTLDLTSERLRATLEAIRRPGGGLDAAITPDTTGLDVGYRWSSLAAGDREPEADKSGPRAGDRAPDVPCADVVTGARTRLHRVFAGPRTTVLGFGPGSTAVLRGTADAYGDAGVRICRVYAAHEDRAGAEPGAVVDDAGHAVAAYGTEASGRTGTGTVVVVRPDHHVGLVAPADDARSVREYLRRLHGTGRSAERSPDMVDAVR encoded by the coding sequence ATGGGCATGACCGACGTACTCATCGTGGGAGCGGGACCCACCGGGCTGGTGCTGGCCTGCGACCTGGCCCGGCGCGGCGCGACCGTACGGATCGTGGACCGGTCCCCCGCCCCGCCGCGCACCTCGCGTGCCAAGGGCCCCAACAGCCGGTCGCTGGAGATCCTGGACGATCTGGGAGTGGTCGAGGAGGTGCTCGCCGCCGGTTCGGCCCCGCTGCCGATGCTCAAGTACCGCGACCGCCTCCCGGTCGCGGAGGCCGATCCGTGGGCGGACTCCACGCCGTCGCCGGGCGTGCCCTACGACCGGGGGTGGCTGATCGCCCAGTGGCGGCTGGAGGGGATCCTCCGCGACCGGCTGGCCGGTTACGGCGTCCACGTCGAGCCGGGCCGCGAGGTCGTGGGGCTGACGCAGGCACGTCACGACGACGGCGGAGGCAACGAGGACATCAAGGACGTCGGGGGCAGCGAGGGCAGCAAGGGTTACGAGGGTTTCGAGGGCAACGGGGGCCACGTCGACGTCGCGTACGCCGAGGGGCCGGCCGGGCGGGCCCGGTACGTCATCGGCTGCGACGGCGCCCACAGCTCCGTACGGAAGCTGCTCGGGATCGGGTTCGAGGGGACCACCGACGACGACCAGGTGATGGTCTGCGGCGATGTCGACCTGGCCGAGGGCGCCCTGGACCGCACCCGCTGGCACCAGTGGTTCGACGAGGACGGCGCGGTGATGCTCTGCCCGATCCCCGGCACGCGGACGGGCTGGTGGTTCCAGGCCGGGCCGGAGCGGGACGGGCGGGGACAGCCGCTCGCGCCCACCGCCGACGGGTTCCGGCGGCTGCTGGCCCGCCACACCGCCCTGCCCGGCCCGGCGCTGACGCGGGCGGAACTGCTGTCGACGTACCGGGTCAACGTACGGATGGCGGACCGGTTCCGCGCGGGCCGGGTCCTCCTCGCGGGCGACGCGGCGCACGTGCACGCCATCGCGGGCGGCCTCGGGATGAACACCGGCATCCAGGACGCGTTCAACCTGGGCTGGAAGCTGGGGCTGGTGCTCACCGGTCACGCGGACGCGCAGCTGCTGGACACCTATGAGGAGGAGCGGCTTCCGGTGGCGGCCCGGACCCTGGACCTCACCTCGGAGCGGCTGCGGGCCACCCTGGAGGCGATCCGCCGCCCCGGTGGCGGCCTGGACGCGGCGATCACCCCCGACACCACCGGCCTGGACGTCGGCTACCGCTGGAGCTCGCTGGCCGCCGGGGACCGGGAGCCGGAGGCCGACAAGTCCGGCCCGCGCGCCGGGGACCGTGCCCCGGACGTCCCCTGTGCCGATGTCGTGACCGGGGCCCGGACCCGGCTGCACCGCGTCTTCGCGGGTCCCCGCACCACGGTCCTCGGTTTTGGCCCCGGGAGCACGGCGGTGCTGCGCGGGACGGCGGACGCGTACGGCGACGCCGGGGTGCGGATCTGCCGGGTGTACGCGGCGCACGAGGACCGGGCAGGGGCGGAGCCGGGAGCGGTGGTCGACGACGCGGGCCACGCGGTCGCCGCGTACGGAACGGAGGCCTCCGGTCGTACCGGTACGGGCACCGTCGTGGTCGTCCGCCCCGACCACCACGTGGGCCTCGTCGCCCCGGCGGACGACGCCCGCTCCGTACGGGAGTATCTGCGCCGGCTCCACGGAACGGGCCGGTCCGCGGAACGGTCACCCGACATGGTGGACGCCGTGCGGTAA